In Silene latifolia isolate original U9 population chromosome 3, ASM4854445v1, whole genome shotgun sequence, a single window of DNA contains:
- the LOC141647402 gene encoding uncharacterized protein LOC141647402 — MENPQHVLAEQDDLSDYQIVVYVRTALQSAFTDDISEYSGLISVLHHNERLNHDEAALLLTCLKALSGAARSIDSIQHGDLLNTILNMSLWNYGPDVMDALIELITSLAVSSGKLIDACLGMLVSNFSPPYKFLEALKMPYGIAKKEHVLVRVHSALDWIAGLVPLAPSRLCPIIKARMPKVFQQSLRVPALLMFVENVLTLESSAIGELVGRTTLISAVVDLLLDFDVDIDWMDILEENPSKGIFELELEDEQIPDDEDDGGEFKESCGQKRLWKNQVSEKLEKLDSLMVLTFQHLKSCNDSGRLVEVFECFLHSFQSTILDAYKSKFAQFVIFYACSLDPESCGTRFAELLVDIYVNRNFPFLTRMSAVAYLASFLARGRFVQTASVMNCLKRLIKWCSDYCVSHAGDFDPLVHRVFYSGCQAILYVLCFRMKSIMEIPHLNSQLSRLPLRLILKSHLEPLKVCLPSIVEEFMNQAEAVNLLDESGTPVFSDMLESELSKTFGGAERLDSFFPFDPCLLRKCDSYIRPNFVYWSMVRKTYEDEDEGSSDEDVEVIYPDVNGDEFQDEGDLDEFNDSLNKMSITPRDSFFKKNMEMPSRLRPSMSPESR, encoded by the exons ATGGAGAATCCACAACACGTGCTCGCTGAACAAGATGATTTATCGGACTATCAAATTGTCGTTTACGTTCGCACCGCTCTTCAATCTGCTTTTACG GATGATATAAGTGAATATAGTGGGCTTATCTCGGTGCTACATCACAATGAACGTCTAAATCATGATGAAGCTGCCCTCCTTCTG ACGTGCTTGAAGGCTCTATCCGGAGCAGCGAGAAGTATCGATAGCATTCAACACGGTGATCTTTTGAATACG ATCCTGAATATGAGCCTGTGGAACTATGGCCCTGATGTCATGGATGCTCTGATCGAGTTAATCACATCTCTG GCTGTCTCCAGTGGGAAATTGATTGATGCATGCTTGGGTATGCTTGTAAGCAACTTTTCTCCTCCGTACAAATTCTTGGAAGCACTGAAGATGCCGTATGGGATTGCAAAGAAGGAACATGTTTTGGTTAGAGTTCATTCCGCTCTGGACTGGATTGCAGGTCTGGTGCCACTTGCTCCGTCTAGATTATGTCCGATCATTAAAGCGAGAATGCCAAAAGTTTTTCAGCAGTCTCTCCGAGTACCT GCGCTGCTGATGTTTGTGGAAAATGTTTTGACGTTGGAAAGCAGTGCGATTGGGGAGCTTGTTGGCAGAACAACGCTTATATCTGCTGTGGTGGATCTGCTGTTAGACTTCGAT GTGGATATTGATTGGATGGACATTCTTGAGGAGAACCCTTCTAAAGGCATTTTTGAACTTGAATTGGAAGACGAGCAGATCCCAGATGACGAGGATGATGGAGGTGAG TTTAAAGAATCCTGCGGTCAGAAGCGACTTTGGAAAAATCAAGTTTCTGAGAAGCTGGAGAAGTTGGATAGCCTTATGGTTCTTACTTTTCAGCACCTGAAATCTTGTAACGACAGTGGTCGTTTGGTTGAG GTATTTGAATGTTTCCTCCATTCATTCCAGTCAACAATTCTGGATGCTTACAAATCCAAATTTGCCCAG TTTGTGATCTTCTATGCGTGTTCGCTAGATCCCGAGAGTTGTGGTACAAGATTCGCTGAGTTACTTGTGGACATATATGTTAACCGCAACTTTCCATTTCTGACCAG GATGAGTGCTGTTGCTTATTTAGCTAGTTTCCTAGCTCGTGGTAGGTTTGTACAGACTGCTTCTGTCATGAATTGTTTGAAAAG GCTTATCAAGTGGTGCTCAGATTATTGCGTATCCCATGCTGGTGATTTTGACCCATTAGTCCATAGAGTGTTTTATTCTGGTTGTCAG GCCATCTTGTATGTTCTTTGTTTTCGCATGAAATCAATAATGGAGATTCCGCATTTGAATTCTCAACTTTCTCGTTTACCATTGAGACTGATCTTGAAAAGTCATCTGGAGCCGTTGAAG GTCTGCTTGCCATCGATTGTAGAGGAGTTCATGAATCAGGCAGAAGCTGTTAATTTGCTTGATGAAAGCGGGACCCCTGTCTTTAGTGATATGCTAGAATCTGAACTCTCTAAAACTTTTGGAGGGGCTGAAAGGCTTGATTCTTTCTTCCCCTTCGATCCGTGCTTGTTGAGGAAATGTGACAG TTACATCCGTCCAAACTTTGTGTACTGGTCTATGGTTAGAAAAACATATGAAGACGAAGATGAAGGTAGTAGTGATGAAGACGTTGAAGTTATTTATCCAGATGTTAATGGGGACGAGTTTCAGGACGAGGGTGATTTAGACGAGTTTAACGATTCATTGAATAAAATGTCGATCACACCTAGAGATTCCTTTTTTAAGAAGAATATGGAAATGCCTTCTAGACTCAGACCTTCCATGAGCCCAGAATCTCGGTGA
- the LOC141647403 gene encoding protein LIKE EARLY STARVATION, chloroplastic gives MAFPLFSLPVNLIRPAQFTRARVNASVNAGGDSYLGMWKKAVEREKKAQADFLKIAQKESSSQLETPEVLEKKTHEFQKILQVSKEERDRVQRIQVIDRAAAAIAAARALLKDTKSNNKPTNAAVSVGETAPQIPAGTTSGGFENSQSRASEKESPGPDFWSWTPPTVDDSTRFDTSSPQRAPKISASLLPVNDVMEKESPVDFLSIPFERELSQTKDVALPPFQSFMEVHEVEEALSSTQESPAPKEEIGAQFSSHAAKAAGALHNVDAKPSYGINANGSRWWKETGVETRADGVVCRWTLNRGVTADGVVEWEEKYWEAADEFAYKELGSEKSGRDAMGNVWHEYWKESMWQEQDLLHMEKTADKWGKNGKGDEWQEKWFEHYDASGKTEKWAHKWCSIDPITEVEVGHGHVWNERWGEKYDGEGGSIKYTDKWAERYEGDGWVKWGDKWDEHFDQNGHGVKQGETWWQGKYGEQWNRTWGEQHNGTGWVHKYGKSSSGEHWDTHAQEDTWYEKYPHFGFMHCLINSVQLREVPKPSESETS, from the exons ATGGCTTTCCCTCTGTTTTCACTCCCTGTAAACCTCATTCGACCCGCCCAATTCACCCGCGCACGCGTCAATGCCAGTGTCAATGCCGGGGGCGATTCGTACCTGGGAATGTGGAAGAAAGCGGTGGAGCGAGAGAAGAAAGCCCAAGCCGACTTCCTTAAAATCGCTCAGAAAGAATCATCTTCTCAGCTGGAGACTCCAGAGGTGTTGGAGAAGAAGACCCACGAGTTTCAGAAGATTCTACAAGTTTCTAAAGAGGAGCGAGACCGTGTTCAGCGTATCCAGGTCATTGATCGTGCTGCTGCCGCCATCGCCGCTGCTCGCGCTCTTCTTAAAGATACCAAATCCAACAACAAACCCACCAACGCTGCGGTTTCTGTGGGTGAGACTGCCCCTCAAATTCCAG CTGGAACAACTAGTGGAGGGTTTGAGAACAGTCAATCAAGGGCTTCTGAAAAGGAGTCTCCAGGTCCAGATTTTTGGTCTTGGACACCACCTACTGTTGATGATTCAACTCGATTTGATACTAGTAGTCCGCAGAGAGCGCCTAAAATATCTGCTAGTCTACTTCCTGTTAATGATGTCATGGAAAAGGAAAGCCCGGTGGATTTCCTCTCAATACCGTTTGAGAGAGAACTGTCACAGACCAAAGACGTCGCACTCCCTCCGTTTCAGTCATTTATGGAGGTCCATGAGGTTGAAGAAGCTTTGAGTAGCACCCAGGAATCCCCGGCTCCAAAAGAGGAAATCGGTGCACAATTTTCATCTCATGCTGCAAAAGCAGCTGGTGCTCTACATAATGTAGATGCAAAACCTTCTTATGGGATAAATGCGAATGGTTCAAGGTGGTGGAAGGAGACTGGAGTGGAAACAAGAGCCGATGGTGTTGTTTGCCGGTGGACATTGAACAGAGGCGTGACTGCAGATGGCGTTGTAGAGTGGGAAGAGAAGTACTGGGAGGCAGCTGACGAGTTTGCCTATAAGGAGCTTGGTTCAGAAAAGTCTGGGCGTGATGCGATGGGAAATGTTTGGCATGAATATTGGAAGGAGTCAATGTGGCAG GAGCAAGATCTTTTACATATGGAGAAAACCGCAGACAAGTGGGGAAAGAATGGCAAAGGCGACGAATGGCAAGAGAAATGGTTTGAACATTATGACGCCTCTGGAAAGACTGAAAAGTGGGCGCACAAATGGTGTAGTATTGATCCCATCACTGAAGTCGAGGTTGGCCATGGTCATGTGTGGAATGAAAG GTGGGGAGAAAAATATGACGGGGAAGGAGGAAGCATAAAGTACACTGATAAATGGGCAGAGCGTTATGAAGGAGACGGGTGGGTGAAATGGGGTGACAAATGGGATGAGCACTTCGATCAAAATGGGCACGGTGTTAAGCAGGGAGAAACGTGGTGGCAAGGAAAGTATGGAGAGCAGTGGAACCGGACATGGGGAGAGCAACACAATGGGACGGGATGGGTCCACAAGTACGGGAAGAGTAGTAGTGGTGAGCATTGGGATACTCATGCCCAGGAAGATACTTGGTACGAAAAGTATCCGCACTTTGGCTTTATGCATTGCCTGATAAACTCTGTCCAATTAAGGGAAGTTCCGAAACCATCTGAATCTGAGACATCGTAA